A single genomic interval of Thermodesulforhabdaceae bacterium harbors:
- the malQ gene encoding 4-alpha-glucanotransferase yields MAQLQTMISFLAHYYGILPGYWDIWGTHHETSIETKAAILNAMGVDASDELKVRTEIEEVFSKLQWEIPPVVSLDEGDPLVIHFNCFEKLIPYQLEWSLFKEDGTFVGEGRFRLDDLKISVHPLLKVWQDLAGNSSSFGWDALKECSFTLPLVLSPGYYKLFLQASNQKFPQEVLVIVAPSQASVCNAHGSSFSRAGLAVQLYAVRSGKNWGIGNFRDLQEIVDIAQSLGAGFVGLNPFHLLFPENSHHISPYSPSSRRFLNPWYVSVEDVEEFKEARASIPADVWDQVSRCRELLRIDYNTVVPSLYRAFQALYDVFRNRHLACKTSRAMAFEAFCAEQGDALKQYGIFESLRERFQSPWWEWHISDEIISNVEERADFFRYLQFIAHEQLISIRNKAYAGYPPVRLYLDLSVSVDAGGFDVWFDRDVYTLGARIGAPPDDFNPRGQEWGVVPMVPHKLKEARYKPLIETLRSVMRYADILRIDHVMGFFRLFWIPDGFLASQGAYVRYPMEDIARLVALESARNDCTVIGEDLGTVPDEVREEMRRRGFLSYRVFYFERRHDGSFKSPEEYPEKAIAVVTTHDLPTFVGYWTERDIDARANLGMIDQTFENKLREERMNDRHRILDALFAEGLECPEHQEEFHSSVKPPSRELVIAVHRYLLRSNAQFVAFQLDDLIGQEDQPNLPGTTIQYPCWRIRLRKSLEEIRQKVGELREFFVEGV; encoded by the coding sequence ATGGCTCAGCTACAAACTATGATTTCCTTTCTTGCACATTACTACGGCATCCTTCCTGGATACTGGGATATCTGGGGAACTCATCACGAAACCTCCATAGAGACCAAGGCTGCAATCCTTAATGCTATGGGAGTTGATGCTTCGGATGAGTTGAAAGTTCGAACTGAAATTGAGGAGGTTTTCAGTAAGCTCCAGTGGGAAATTCCACCAGTAGTTTCACTCGATGAAGGTGATCCTTTAGTTATTCACTTTAACTGTTTTGAAAAACTTATTCCCTACCAGTTGGAATGGAGCCTTTTCAAGGAAGACGGGACTTTTGTCGGAGAAGGACGATTTCGTCTCGATGATCTTAAAATTTCAGTTCATCCATTGTTGAAAGTTTGGCAGGATTTGGCAGGTAATAGTTCTTCGTTTGGCTGGGATGCACTTAAAGAGTGTTCATTCACCCTTCCCCTTGTCCTTTCACCCGGTTATTACAAACTCTTTCTTCAGGCGTCTAATCAAAAGTTCCCACAAGAAGTGCTTGTAATTGTAGCCCCTTCGCAAGCATCGGTGTGTAATGCTCATGGTTCTTCCTTTTCCCGAGCTGGCTTGGCTGTGCAGTTGTATGCCGTACGATCCGGTAAAAACTGGGGCATTGGTAATTTTAGAGACCTTCAAGAGATTGTGGATATTGCGCAGTCTCTTGGAGCAGGCTTTGTCGGTTTGAATCCTTTTCACCTTTTATTTCCCGAAAATTCCCATCACATAAGCCCTTATAGTCCATCTAGCCGGCGGTTTCTGAATCCCTGGTATGTTTCTGTGGAGGATGTTGAAGAATTTAAAGAAGCACGCGCTTCTATTCCCGCTGATGTATGGGATCAAGTATCCCGCTGTCGTGAACTTCTAAGAATTGACTATAATACTGTCGTTCCATCTTTATATCGGGCATTTCAGGCACTTTATGATGTTTTCAGGAACCGTCATCTCGCTTGCAAAACTTCAAGAGCGATGGCTTTTGAAGCTTTTTGTGCTGAACAGGGAGATGCATTAAAGCAATACGGGATTTTTGAATCTCTTCGAGAGAGATTCCAGAGTCCCTGGTGGGAGTGGCATATTTCTGATGAGATCATTTCTAATGTCGAAGAGCGAGCCGATTTCTTTCGCTACCTTCAGTTTATTGCCCATGAACAGCTAATCTCGATTAGAAATAAAGCTTACGCCGGTTATCCCCCTGTGCGACTTTATTTGGATCTTTCGGTAAGTGTTGATGCCGGGGGATTTGATGTATGGTTCGATCGCGATGTTTATACTCTTGGTGCTAGAATTGGTGCGCCTCCCGATGATTTTAATCCCCGAGGGCAGGAATGGGGCGTTGTCCCGATGGTGCCTCATAAGCTTAAGGAAGCTCGCTATAAACCGCTTATAGAAACTCTGCGAAGCGTTATGCGCTATGCTGACATTCTGAGAATAGATCACGTTATGGGATTTTTCAGACTTTTCTGGATTCCGGATGGGTTTTTGGCATCTCAAGGAGCTTATGTGCGTTACCCTATGGAGGATATTGCAAGATTGGTTGCGCTTGAAAGTGCCCGTAATGATTGCACTGTGATTGGGGAAGATCTTGGCACTGTGCCGGATGAGGTTAGAGAAGAAATGCGCCGGCGAGGCTTTTTGTCTTACAGAGTTTTTTATTTTGAAAGGCGCCATGATGGATCTTTCAAAAGCCCGGAAGAATATCCAGAAAAAGCCATCGCAGTGGTTACAACTCATGATCTACCCACATTCGTCGGTTACTGGACCGAGCGAGATATTGATGCCAGAGCAAATCTGGGGATGATTGATCAAACTTTTGAAAATAAACTCCGGGAAGAACGGATGAATGATCGCCACAGGATTCTGGATGCTCTTTTCGCCGAAGGGCTTGAATGTCCGGAACATCAAGAAGAATTTCATTCCAGTGTTAAGCCGCCATCCAGAGAATTGGTGATCGCCGTGCATCGCTACCTTTTGCGTTCTAATGCTCAGTTTGTTGCCTTCCAGCTTGATGATCTTATTGGGCAAGAAGATCAACCAAATCTTCCTGGCACAACAATACAATATCCCTGCTGGCGCATCAGACTGCGGAAAAGCCTTGAAGAGATTCGTCAGAAAGTGGGCGAATTAAGAGAATTTTTTGTCGAAGGTGTTTGA